The Vanessa tameamea isolate UH-Manoa-2023 chromosome 2, ilVanTame1 primary haplotype, whole genome shotgun sequence genome has a segment encoding these proteins:
- the LOC113393625 gene encoding uncharacterized protein LOC113393625 isoform X2, whose product MCSPCGPMVCYKYEDCGPPIGRAAEKGAPTAEENDAEKTGSKENQLKRTKSRELRGGIMYYSCHCIKRNGLQHDCRRTGCGGEAACLVLPDPLCAPSQLARARGLADPAPLAAHLRAQAGTSGDLAESNFGSSGGKRFIVCELKGVVPDGSSTKKEQCCCSCAKSGGADTADAAGSPAAGLPVLVMKLC is encoded by the exons ataggTAGAGCAGCCGAAAAGGGGGCTCCCACCGCGGAAGAAAACGATGCAGAAAAAACAGGATCAAAGGAAAATCAGCTGAAGAGAACAAAAAGCCGTGAACTCCGTGGCGGAATTATGTATTATAGCTGTCATTGCATAAAAAGAAATGGTCTTCAACATGATTGTCGGCGTACTGGTTGTGGTGGAGAGGCGGCATGTTTAGTTTTACCTGACCCTTTATGTGCTCCAAGTCAACTAGCGCGAGCGCGTGGACTTGCAGATCCGGCTCCGCTAGCAGCTCATCTTCGGGCTCAAGCGGGCACTTCGGGAGATTTAGCAGAATCGAATTTCGGATCTAGTGGTGGTAAAAGGTTCATAGTTTGTGAACTAAAAGGCGTGGTACCTGACGGTTCATCGACTAAAAAGGAACAATGTTGTT GTTCCTGTGCAAAGAGTGGTGGTGCTGATACTGCTGATGCTGCTGGATCACCGGCGGCAGGATTGCCAGTTTTGGTGATGAAACTTTGCTAA
- the LOC113393625 gene encoding uncharacterized protein LOC113393625 isoform X1 — MCSPCGPMVCYKYEDCGPPVSRAAEKGAPTAEENDAEKTGSKENQLKRTKSRELRGGIMYYSCHCIKRNGLQHDCRRTGCGGEAACLVLPDPLCAPSQLARARGLADPAPLAAHLRAQAGTSGDLAESNFGSSGGKRFIVCELKGVVPDGSSTKKEQCCCKLPTPLPNRVNKDFTRDLNSKNTPESLFVLDEQTMNAIINNIQNKKILTTDTKKPNDRSQRIDTVKEVCTRPGCVHWKPPSPCLWDLPCKADCFEAPPGIQPGRNLLSGSGGSRIPSLLHREPGQHMIILNPIE, encoded by the coding sequence gTAGAGCAGCCGAAAAGGGGGCTCCCACCGCGGAAGAAAACGATGCAGAAAAAACAGGATCAAAGGAAAATCAGCTGAAGAGAACAAAAAGCCGTGAACTCCGTGGCGGAATTATGTATTATAGCTGTCATTGCATAAAAAGAAATGGTCTTCAACATGATTGTCGGCGTACTGGTTGTGGTGGAGAGGCGGCATGTTTAGTTTTACCTGACCCTTTATGTGCTCCAAGTCAACTAGCGCGAGCGCGTGGACTTGCAGATCCGGCTCCGCTAGCAGCTCATCTTCGGGCTCAAGCGGGCACTTCGGGAGATTTAGCAGAATCGAATTTCGGATCTAGTGGTGGTAAAAGGTTCATAGTTTGTGAACTAAAAGGCGTGGTACCTGACGGTTCATCGACTAAAAAGGAACAATGTTGTTGTAAGTTACCTACACCCCTTCCTAATCGAGTAAATAAAGATTTCACTAGAGATTTAAACAGTAAGAATACACCTGAAAGTCTTTTCGTTCTGGACGAACAAACAATGAATGCAATTAtcaacaatatacaaaataaaaaaatattaactacagATACTAAAAAACCTAATGATCGATCACAACGAATAGATACGGTTAAAGAAGTGTGTACTAGACCTGGCTGTGTACACTGGAAACCGCCGTCGCCTTGTTTATGGGATTTACCTTGTAAAGCAGACTGTTTTGAGGCACCACCTGGTATTCAACCTGGGCGTAATCTATTAAGTGGTAGCGGCGGTTCCAGAATACCAAGCTTGCTACATCGAGAACCCGGTCAACACATGATAATACTTAATCCTATAGAATGA